Genomic window (Zonotrichia albicollis isolate bZonAlb1 chromosome 11, bZonAlb1.hap1, whole genome shotgun sequence):
CAAGCTGGCTCAATGCCTCATGGCATTACCTGCAGtcattttaaagctttttgtATATCACATAGAGGAGATGCAGGGCTTTCAACACTTTCCTAgcaagtctttttttttttgtttttctactaAACTGCCTGTGCAGCACTGCTATCCTGTTCCTACCTGCCTTGTTGTGAAGAGAGTCCAGTCCAACCACACCTGCCTGGTGTGAGCACGTTGCTGCGTTCAGATACAGGTGTGACTGCAGCACAGCTTTGCATAGGTTTGAAAAAGATTGGTTGGTTCAGCTGTAACTTTACAAATTCCTAAACTGGTGGGAGGTTTGGGACAGCAGACAGGATCCTGCCCTCGAGTGGGAAAAGGGTGATGCAACACAGAGCATCCCTGCCAAGCTGCTGTATTCTTAGACATGTCTCATTCTCCTATCACTCCGacatttttgcattttattgTTAACACATGAAGATACTGACTCACCCAGGAACCTGAATTCTGGCTCAGGCTGAAGTCACCCTCCTGTACCCTCTTTTCTGCAGGTGACCAGGCACGGACCTGTGGTGCCCCACAGTGCTGTAGAGGTTCCCATCACCCATCCCTCGGAGTGACCCCAGTTTGAAGAACTGACCAAACTTTTCCAAATGCCTTCATATCTCTCACCCCCCACCCAGCTCTGCCGCTGGCCAGCGAGCCGCGCTAGCGGCAGGCAGCAGTCAGAGCACAGCCCTCGGCAGGGTACACAGGCAGGAACACACGGGCTCACCCTGCCCTGAGGATGTCACTGCTGCACCGCCCCTCTGCACCTCCGCACacgcaggggcaggcagggacaccaaACTCCCCTGGTGACATGCGTGCCTGCTGAAGCGGGTGCTTCAAATGCCATCCACCCTCCTTTCCCCGCAGCTGTGGTACAAATTTAAGAGCTTGCTTTCAACATTTGGGGCCCTCAAAGGGGTAGCAGGGGCTGTGACCAGGCTGGGAGAGCGGGTCAAATAGTGAAGCACTTTATCCAAAGAgtcttctccccctccccatcttctggggCTTCATACCTGCAGGGTGCCTGACTCCCGCAAGAGACAAGTGCTTCAGCTGGAAAACCCATCCCGCCTCCCTCCTCTGAGGAAAACGAGCGCAGCCTGCCCTTCCTGAGCCAACATCTAAAGTCATCATGTCCTCCCCGAGCCATATAGGTTGGCAAATGCCTGTCAAATTCCACgtataaaattaaaaaggtGATTACATGGAAGTGAAGGAAAGGACCAAAGCCCCAAGACAGCAGCAATCTCAATGCCCGCATATTTAAGCCTTCCTGGACCTTATGAGACACTCGCGTTGCTGTGCTGCAAAGTCTTTGGGAATTTAACGCTGAGTCAAAGGCCACGGAAGTGCTTTCCGTATTTTTCTGCTAATGCACGGGAAGCCCATGGTGGCTGgggggaaagaaggaagaaaaaagcaacaGGAGAGGTTCGGCTGCGGGAACAGCATGGAACCAGGCGCATGAAAATGcggtaaaatactgtttttctcCTCTAATTTCAACTCGTCAcagggctgctgcccgggacgGCCGCCCCGACGATGCGATCGGTTCTGTTCGGGTCCGTAGGGGCGGCTCTCCCGCACACGGGCCTCAGCAGGGAACTGCTCCGCGGGTCCGCAGCTTCGAGCCGGCGTCCACTGCGCAGCCCCTTCCCGTCTGCCGCGGAGATGCGCCTGTGCGCAGCGCCGGAACTGTCCCGCCGAGCCCGCCCGCGGGCACCTGCCAGCGGCACGCCGAAACGTGGGGGAAAGAACAACGAAATTAAATGCAAAAGAGACGAGAAAGACAAGGAAGGGGGaaattaaaggagaaaaaattagGCGAACTAAAAGTCAAGTAGAATAACAGGGAAaacagaggagggaaaaaagctaCAATGCATCTCCTTCTCCTCGGGCTGCCGATGCCGCCGTTCCCCGAGCGCGCAGGGCCGAGGCGCAGCACGGCGGGCGGGGCAGAGGGTCCCGGAGCGCGGGGCGCGGGGCAGCTTCTCCCGCGGGCGCGGGGCCGCGCGTCCCGTCAGTGCCGGCGTCGTGCGGCTTCGGACCGGGTCCCGCGGGGCGTGCGCCCcgctccgcgcccgccgcgcGCCCATTGTTCGGCAGCGCCAATCCGCGGGCTCTCCCCTCGGCCGCCAATCGCCTCCGGGGGCCGCGCGGTGAGGTCAGAGCCTCTGCGCGCTGACATCACggcgcggcccggcggggcgggcccgggggggcgggcgcggcccccgccccgcgccgcgcGGGTAGTGGTGGAGCGGCGGCTCCGCATCCCGCATCGCTGCCGGTGCGCAGGGGGCCGCCCGCATGGTGGACATCCTCCTcccgcggccgctcccgggCGCCATGGGGGAGCCCTCCAAGAGTAAGTGCGCGCAGCGCAGCGGaacgcggggccggggcgggcgggcgtGCGCGGGACCCTGCGGGTCGAGCTCCGCGCCGCCGCTGCCGTCGGGTGGACCGGCGGCCCCGGGCGCGCTGACAGCGCCGGGAAGGGCTGCGGCCCCACGGAGGGCGCGGGCGGCTGCGGGCTCGGCCCGTGTCAACTCCGGTGCCGCTATTCCCGTTCGTGCCCAGCGCTTCCCGGCCCCTCTGTCCTTTCTGCTGTCCGTGCCGCTGAGCTCATTTCTTTCGACTGATTCCATTTCTTTCTCTGCTGCCCTCTGctcttcctttatttctttctttctttggtcGTGTTAccgtttttctttctttatttctttcgtgtttgtcttttttaaaaattctcttttcgttaaaaaaattattttctttctgttcttgtttagttttatttctctttctatCTCTTTGATTCCATGTCtcttactgttttcatttgtcCATGTTCCCATTTTAATCGTCTCTGGGTTTTCGATGCTTTTGTATCTCCTTCCGTCattctgttttaatttctttttcctttcttccttcctttcttctttctttgtttctttccttaTTTCTTTCAAGTTTTCATCAACCGTTGTTTTAATGGTTTTGTATCTCtgcttttatatttcttttccaaaattctgcttttaCGTCTCTGTCTTTCTGCATTTATTTGCCTTGCTCAagcttctgtcttttttttctttctctctttctttttttttttttcctttttcctggccGTATTAATTTGTGTCCTTTCATGTTTCCATCCTttctgtccgtgtgtctgtctttatttctctttcttcctcttttggaaaaaaaccaaaaaaatcagaataagaAAAAAGGATGAtgtgtaaaaaagaaaaagtgcttTTCCCTCATTGCtgacctctgctctggcacactgctggctctgaCCGTACCCCGCTCGCTCCCGGCAGGGCGGCCGGGGCTGGCCCTGTGCGCGGGCTGCGGGGGCCGCATCCAGGACCCCTTCCTGCTGCGGGTGTCGCCGGACCTGGAGTGGCACGTCGCCTGCCTCAAGTGCGCCGAGTGCGGGCAGCCCCTGGACGAGACCTGCACATGCTTCCTGCGCGACGGCAAGGCCTACTGCAAACGGGATTACAGCAGGTGACCCCGAATGTGCCGGCGCTcgttagaaaaaaaataacctaGACCCGAAAAAGCACAAAAGCCCCTTAAACTCCCCGAATTTCCCCCAACGAAAGCCCGACTCTGGgccgctgcccggccccgcggcACCGCCTGGAGCCGCCCCGATGGCGCGGCCGCGGGCCCTGACGGCGCGTCGCATCCCCGCAGGCTCTTCGGCATCAAGTGCGCCCAGTGCCGGGCGGCGTTCAGCAGCAGCGACCTGGTGATGCGCGCCCGCGACCACGTCTACCACCTGGAGTGCTTCCGCTGCGCCGCCTGCGGCCGCCAGCTCCTGCCCGGCGACCAGTTCTGCCTGCGGGAGCGCGACCTGCTCTGCCGCGCCGACCACGGGCCGCCCCCCGACGGCACCGCCGCCCGCGGACCGCGCAGCCCCGCGCTGCCGCCGGCCGCCGCCGCGCACCTCGCAGGTACCGGCtccccggcggggcgggcggcggggcggggagggTGTCGGGAGGGCTGCGGCGGGCGAGCGGGCGGCGGCGCTGACGGTGCGCGCCCTCCCCGCCCGTCGCAGAGCCGGTGCCCGGGCGgccgcccgccccgcggccgccgGCGCACAAGGCGGCGGAGAAGACCACCCGCGTGCGGACGGTGCTGAACGAGAAGCAGCTGCACACGCTGCGGACCTGCTACGCCGCCAACCCGCGCCCCGACGCCCTGATGAAGGAGCAGCTCGTGGAAATGACGGGGCTCAGTCCCCGCGTCATCCGCGTCTGGTTCCAGAACAAGCGCTGCAAGGACAAGAAAAAGTCCATTCTCAtgaagcagctccagcagcagcagcacagcgaCAAGACGGTGAGCGCCCGTCCTCCCCGGCGGGGAGGGAGATGTGGGTGGGGGGCTCGGGCGGCAGTCGCGCTGAATCCCCGTGTGCCCGCAGAGCCTGCAGGGCCTCACCGGGACTCCGCTCGTGGCCGGCAGCCCCATCCGCCACGAGAGCGCCGTGCAGGGCACCGCCGTGGAGGTCCAGACCTACCAGCCGCCCTGGAAGGCGCTCAGCGAGTTCGCCCTGCAGAGCGACCTGGAGCAGCCCGCCGCCTTCCAGCAGCTGGTGAGCCGCGCCGGGCCGTCCGTGGGACCGCAGGGGACGGGCAGATGCCGgcccgccgggcccggctgcTGAGGGAGGGGGACGGGGCAGGGGGCGACCGCGCCAAGCCCTCACCGCCGCTGCTCCCCCAGGTCTCCTTCTCCGAGTCCGGCTCCTTGGGCACCTCCTCCGGCAGCGACGTGACCTCGCTGTCCTCCCAGCTCCCCGACACCCCCAACAGCATGGTACCCAGCCCGGCCGAGACGTGAAGCGGCCGGTCCGCCCCGCCGCGGGACCTCCGCATGCCTGCGCTCCCTGCATGAGACACCCGGCCCCGGGCCGCTCCCAGAGCGCCGGACAAACgcctttgttttttaattattcttatttaaaaacaaacaaaaaatatgttACTGTCGGCCAAAAAAGCACCGGGATCCTCGCTGCCTTCACCAGACCGGAGAGAGAGCCCCCGCCCTGGTTTTTTtcgtggttttggtttggttttttttctgccctGCGGATTTCGGTGTTTCTTTTCCCCAAAGAAAATCGGATTTCCCCGCCGAAGCCCGGCACAGTGACAGGCTTCCTCGCCCGCTATTTGAGCTGGGGAcggtttttctttcctttttgaaagggaaaaataaatagtaaaaaCAAAATCTACAAAATGGGGAGAGACTCCTCCGGCGTGCGGCCGCGGAGCTGGCCTGGACCTTCCTCCGCGGAGCCGCGCCGTCCAGCCTCATCTCACACCGATGCCTCACTCGGGCCACGCTGCCCGGACCCCCACGATCGCTGGAAAAAAGGGACACGGGAACGAGACTTTTTAACGGGAAAACCAGTACTAATAATGTTAAGTTATCAATGGACGAAGGACGGATTGTTTGCGCCTTTAACGATCAAAAGTAAGTTATTGTTATTTATTGTCAGAGTCAGCGGTTGAATAGTGGGATTAAATATTTTGgacttaataaaaaaaaaaaaaaaaagaaaacaaaaatggttTTAAACGAAAAGACCAAAACGAACTAAAAAAAGTCCCGTAAGGGTGGCGAAGGGGCACCCCAGGTGCCGAGCGGCGCTGCCATACGGATCGGGAGCGGAACAGAGCGGGTCGGGACGGGCACAGCCCCGGCTTCTCCCGCACGGCCTCACCGCACGGCGCTAATCGGCTTTCAGAACCGGGGCCGCTTATTTATAGCCGGGGAGGCGGAGCGCAGGTTTCCCTTTCGGAGTAGCCCCCAGGCTCGCCCGGCCGTGCCCGCACCTGCCGCGGTGCGGGGCCGCCTCGCCTCCTCCCGGGGGTGGCGGGGCTGGGCGGCGGGGCTCCCCCGGGGCGGCGAGGCGAGTCCTACATTCAGCTTCTCCATCCCCCCGTCCAGACCCAGGCGGCGACTCCTTATCTGCCTCTGGCATCACCTGGGAGCGCGGCAGGGCCGCTCCAGCTCCCGCGCCCTCCCCCTTACCCGCGCGGGACCGCTCAGGGCCAGCTCCCCGTGGGACCGCAGGCCCGGCCAAGCTCAAGCCACGGCGAGCCGCTCCCTTACCCTACCCCCGGGCAGCGGGGCGAGAGCCAGGCCCCTACCGGAGCCCTCCGGGCTGCAGGGTATGGGCAGCGCTGCGCCGCGACGGCTCCACCACCCCGACAGACTGCGCAGCGAGTACAGGGACCGGGCTCCCAAGGCGAGCTGCCCTCGCGAGGCACGGAGCGGCGCGGGCTGCGGGCCCGCCtcagcccggggctgctctgcaccGCCGGGACGAGCTGTCCCGgctggggacaggtggggaTGGGCATCCTGCCGCCCTCCCAGCCCCGCCGCGAGGCCCCCGCCGTTACCTGGTTCCGTCTGGGTCGGGCTGGAACTCGGCGCGTTctctcggggccgggctggAGCTCGGCGTGTGGCTCGCCTCAGGCCCGCgtcgggccgggccgggccgggccgggcagctaAGGGCGGCGCTGGGGCCGCCGAGAAGGGACCGTTCCGCTGCCGGTGGCGATCACGGTGCTGGTCCTCGCTCGGGCACCGGTCTCGGTCCCCGTCCTGCCCGGGCCGAGCTGCCGGTGCCCGCGGGCCGGGATCGGCACAGCgcagggcagggccgggccgccGCGCGCCCCCTCAGCGCCGCCGCGCGCGGGAGCGGCCCCGGGCGGAGGCGGCGCGCGGAGCCCCCGCGCGCACGGAGCCGTGAGGGCTCCGCGGGCCCCGCTCGATCCGAGGAGGCGTTAAAAATGCATGAGCTCTAAAATATCTGTCCTAGGTGACGTATCCCCAATCACCCAAAAAATTATAAGCAAACTTTCCCCGCGGCCAGATCTGACGAATTACTTTGATTTGATTCCGATTGACTCTTGATTACTGAGAAAAACATCttatgagggtttttttctctctttctgaaCCGTGTTGCTTATGGTAACTCAAACATACTGATGATTTTAACACAGGAATCACACAAGACAGAATAAGTTATTTTATTACAAGATATATAGAACATATTTTCTCTATTTGCAACCTTATTTCAGCAGTTCTGCAGTGCAAGTCCCACCACAGGGCAGAAAACACCAAAATCATGACATTGGATACAAGAACGAAATAAACTCAAATTATCAAAATTACAAAACAGAACCTGGAAGTATCTACAGTACTTATATAAATAGTGCAAATTATATATCTATAGGATAAGTATTTAGAGTATCAAAACCATTTTGGAACAGCGTTTTCAAGAAGGTAGTCAGCAGGAACTGGTCAGTGTGACGATGTTAGGGATTTAAAAGCTAAATACAACTCTTATTTTTTCAAGAAGAACTGTCGAGCTTCTTCCCAGGACTGCCGGGGGAATCTGTTGGAGAGCTCAAGATAATCTTGAGAACTGAAAAATTTTTCTGTTGAAGACAGAACATAAAATTACCAAGTTATTCCCTCTTAAGATAAGAACGCAGTAAAACAAGAATAATGAATGTGCAGCCAATTTGGGTGATTCACTCCCCTCCCCCTATCCAAATCTCCTCAGACCGTGGGGTGACTCTTCTGTGGAGCTCAGGGCATCTACGCTTGGCTCTAATGAGTAAAGGCTTCCATGTGTTGGCTGCTCAGGCTCTCTGCCCTGTGCAGAGAACATTTTACATCTTTGCACACTTCATGTTCTCGGGCACACCACTCAGCCTCGTTATACTCTGGGCAGCCTCAGTGGCATTTTCTGCTcagcagtttcttttttttactacaaagggctgcagaagaGTTGTGTTCCTGactccccagagctcagagcacaAGCACAAATGCAGCTTTCACTCCTGAGAGTGTGCAGTGACGTGGACAGGACTTCACTGTGCCAGGTTGGAGGGTCTGACCCTCCACGCAGCACCCAACTGCGAAGTTTGTGCTTTCAGGTTTTATTCTCATCAGTGTTAGTATTCCCATTGTTTTGGGGGACACCATCCTTCACATTCAAGTGATATAAGAGATAAAAATAATCCTGCCTACACTATTACTAAGTTAACTTTTTTGCAACTGGGGAATGTTTAGAAATCACATTCAAATGTTACCACGTTTTTGTTTAAAAGTTCCTCCAGTTTGaatagcaaaaataaaaagcaagttTTCCACTTGGATTTTAGATGTTTCTTGAGAAGAATCTCATGGAAATACAATCCTGGAAAGTTGGTGCTGCAGACACTGCACGAGTCTGCTTCAGACTGAGATGTCTGATGTTGACAGTAAAAATGTCCATAAAGTTACTttcattttataatttatttttaaacgaAAACTTGATGCTTTAGACCTAGAACCACTCACCTCCTAGCAAATGCTGAGGAAATGGTGGTGGATTTCCGCTTATGAGGGAGAAATGACCGTCCAAGCGTTGCATTTTATGCACAATTTCGAGACCAGATGCTGATCAACACTTGAATTTCAGATGGGTTTAGCAAGTAACAGCCATCTCAGCTGAGAATCTTTCAAATGTTTAGCCTAGAAAGGTTGActgcatttaaaataatatttataataactgaggagggaaaaaaatcccaactctTCTGCAAACTGACAGACTTTAAAGGACAATTACAGGACTATTTTAGAGATTTTTGGCTCCCTGAGTGTATTGGCATGGCTGTGTAGCTTCTGCAACCTAAAGCTTTTGAAGGCAGCCTTTGTGTCAGCTAATTAAATATGTGCAGGTACAGTATCACATTTAAGACACAACACCACAGAGCATTGAATAAAGATTAACAGCCTGAATCCCGGACAGAGGAGCAGTGGGCTGGAACACACGGATGTGCAGGTCAGGATGTGAGGCAGGGAGCCCACCCCAAACTGTACATTTACTGTATTCCTTCTCAGCCACACCCATTCAAGGAACTTAAATCACAGTATCTACACATTTTGCTACCCAGTTGTTACTCTGTTACACTGCAGGGAACGTACCCCTCTGCTGAGATAACTGATTTTCCATTTGGCCTGAGCTCTGTGCAAAATCCTGtgggggaaaacaaacaaaaaaagacatCAGGTTTTCAGATCTTACATCTGAGGAATTAAAACAACATTCAAAAGTCTTCACAGTCATTAAAAAATACTAATACTTCATGTAATCTGTAAATTAACAAACTCTGGCTTGTTTTCTACATATCATAACACAGCACTATCAGCATTTAAATTCTGTAATTTACAGTGGATTTTTACACATTTATTTATATCTGTtttcaaaaaatatatttttagtgAATGTCTTCCTGGGAAATAGTTATTATTATGATTTTTATTTAGCCATTTAACCATAGCAATGCTTCTGTAAAACAAATGGTGTTTCAGACTTTTGCTCCCGACTCCAAATACACTCTTACAAAATTCATGACTGATCCCAATTTCAATGGCTGTGCTTCCCAGCAACCTGGGAGCCTGAGGTGCTGATCTCCTGGGAGAAGGTGGAGTTGCTGCCCAgcgctgctggccctggcagccagctgtgcccccagctgtgcccccagcactgagcactgtGTGATCCCGCTGCTGTGGGGTGTTGGGGTGCAGCATTCTCGGAGCCAGCACGGACACCGACCTGGCCTGGAACCAGCCAGCTCCCCACTACAGATCCTGCCCTTTGCTGCAGTCTCCACCCAGGAGAATACTGAAGAAGGGATTACCCGAGATAAGATACAGCACGGCAAATCGTGGATACTCCTGAATGTTTCTACTTATTCCTGCACATCTCCAAACAGAAGTAACAAAAATAAACAGGCTGATGCAAACTTCAGCTGATGGAAATAAATCTATCGGTAGGGAGAGCGCTGTAAAATGCAGAAATGCTCTTCCTTTGATTTTGGCTGCACATTTAACACACTGTATTTAAGTGTTATATTCGTACACACCACCAAACTTTTACGCAAACAGGATTTCTTTTGGCGTTCCCTGGCAAAGGAAGAATCTCATTTTCTAGTCACAGGCCAACATTTAACAGTCTTTCCCAAACCTTCTACCGAAGCAAATGAGAGATTTGCTTGACAAACAGCAGCGAGTTGAAATAGAAGCAGAGCAGTGAGTCCCTCCTGCGTGCGCgggatctctgcattccttgggtCCTGCCAGCACCGCGCTCCGTGTGTGCGGGTGCAACATCGGGACTGCACTTTAAAACGGGCAAAATACAGAAGGACCACCGAAGCCAGCAGCGCCAGGACACTTCACAGCTCTTCCATATTTTAACAGAACacctttttttaaaagcctGCAGGCATAGTACACAAACTTGCCACCTGGGATATAACTAACTGGAAATCGTATTAGTAACGCTGACCCTTATAAATGTACTTACGTCTTACCGTAGCTACTGGGGATTTTAGTGCCATTCCATCTCTCACAGAACAGAAATCAACGTAAACAACCTTAATTATTCATATAGGGAACATTCTCCTCCACTCTCCTGTTTTTTagctgaaaaaaccccaaaccaaacttGCCACACTTACTAATAATgcttaaattatatttttcagttTCACTATAAGAAAGCCACAGAAGATGAATTATAGTTGTGTAATTAACCAGGAGTTCATTACTATATGgcaaatgtttttatttcaaagttccaaacttcttttaaaaaaactgCTGTGCAATTATTTTAGTATTAAAAGGATAAAAAGTAGCTGCACTCATAAGTTTGATGTTATGCAAAGACTTTTAGTAAATATTTAGTTCTTGTACTTTCTCTCTGAAACGTATGTAGCCTATTATTGGACTAGCTGTAAAGCATTAGAAAAAGGACTTTGattaaattttctttatcaACAGCAGTAACTTTCAGGTGACTGACACAGGGTTACAGACTCCCAAGAGAGTATTATTTTTCACAGTACCATGTTTATGAAAACTGCATTTATTCACTGGAAACAGTCAAAAAAATGCTTGAAAACCATGAGGCAGGCAAAAAAATCTGATGGATAAAACAATATATAAATTTaaacaaagggaagaaaaacaatgCAAATCTTTATTCAAAACAGTATTTGTAATGACTTTGGTGGCTTACTGTCAAAAATAAAGATTGCAAGATTAGACTGGTAACATATGTCTTGtgtattttctgcagaaaatgcaTACACTTACCCAGCTCTCTGTAAATCTATGGTACACAGTATACAACTGTACATTTATATGTAAACACATTAATATACTGATTTCAGATATGCTACATGGGCaagaattcttttaaaaataaatattttaagatcTACATCACATCTTCCCAGTACATCCAGAAACTTGGATGCAAACTGGATTCTGCACAAACAGTGAGAACCTGAACTACTCAGTAACCTTTCAGTGTGATCAAATGCCTCAAGTACAGGCATCATCTGTGGTTTGAGAAGAGCTGCAGAGAGTCTGGAAGCACTTCAGTGCTGTTTGCTTGTCCTAGTGCAGTGAAGATCCCCACCCTGAGAGCAAAGGCGAGCCCAGCCGTACCTGGATGAAGGTGGCCAGTAAAACACAGCTCATCTCCTGCTCCAGGATGATCTTGTTCTGAGGGTTATTGTAACACGCAGCTATGAGTGAAGGGAAGAGCACTTTGATTAAACGAGGATCACTGAAATACTGGAAAGGCAACTGGCAGAGCTTCTGCAGCACCGTGGGGTGACGGCCAGACTGTACAATGAtctgaaaatacaaacagaacaaaattcAACCACGTGATCTATCCGTTCTTCTCTTCCTCTTAACCACCAAGGGTGCTGAAGTCATGCTAAAAAAATGAGCACGGATGAGGAGTAAGTACTAAAAATAAAGCCCATAACATTTACTTCAAATAACTTCTGTTTCAGTGTGCAAGTACTATTTTTATTGCGGAGTAATACAAAAAATACAAAGCTCTGAAAGTTCTTTTTTTTGTACCACCCAAAAAGACAGCAAATAAACAAGGGATTAATTTACAGATTACAGTAAAATCGATCATTTAATACCTTAATTCAAAAGACAAAGAATTACAGCTCAGGGACTATTCCAAGGTAGAGCTATGAAAGACAAAACGCCGACCCCTGCCATTTGAACGCACTAaacacagggaaagaaaaatccaGGATTTTAAAAACCCTCCCAAAGCCTGACCATCCTTCCTGGGGCTGGCAATTCGAGAGGACTGTGTTTCAGGGGAGATGTCTGCCACGAATTCTCAGGCaccaaaaagaaaaggggaTTGTGAGCTGCCCAGCGAGGAGTTTCTGTAAGGAGAGACTCAGAGAGATCCTCCCATCTGCGCTCCTTATCTCGGTTTCTATCAGTGCCATTGGCTCTAAAAGGAGAATTGTTTAGATAAATGGGACTGTTGTCATGAAGAAGGCTAAGTTTACAACTGTATACATCTGAAGAAATAAGGCAATGCTATCACTGGTCTCCTACAAAGGAACCTTTCCATTTCACTTGATATTCTTATAAAATCCTTGCCATAAACTAAAAAATGCCCAAATCGGATCTGTTTCAAGTAACCTTGATTAGACAATTACAATATGAAAGAGCTGTTTGACCCAAAGTTGGCTTTTCAGCATAGGAGGAAGCTCCTATAAGGCTGGAACACTGTAAAACTGAGGGTCATGACTGTAAATTGTACTTGGAAAAACACAATTTTACAGGTACACACCCAGACAAGACTGCATTCAAATTAAAACCAGAAGGACAGAAAGAAGCAGTTGAGACTACAGGAACATAAATTACCGGGATTTACAAGTTTTCAAAGCACTTTTAACAATACCTTCAGAGCACACACTAAGTTGATAATGCAGTTCAGTTTAAAAACAAGATGAACAAAATAatagtttgcattttttttcagttcgCCAGTGAAAAAAGACattgaaaaacctttcaaaatACTGGTAGTGATGTCTTAATGCCCTTAAAGAAAGGAGCAATTTTTAAACGACAGCCAAAAAAGTGACAATTAAGCACACATTCAGACATTGTTTTGAGGAAAATATCACTGAAGCATTTGGATGATTCTAAACTCTCAGCTCCCGCCCTGCAAGCAAGAGGTGCCCCCAAGTTTGGGAgtactgctgaaattttaaATTACCCAGAGTGGCTATTATATTGTTCTATTTTTCTGTGGTAAATTCTATAATCAGAAAAGTATTTAAAGTCAATCATAATTAGTACTAAAATAACTA
Coding sequences:
- the ISL2 gene encoding insulin gene enhancer protein ISL-2, translated to MVDILLPRPLPGAMGEPSKRRPGLALCAGCGGRIQDPFLLRVSPDLEWHVACLKCAECGQPLDETCTCFLRDGKAYCKRDYSRLFGIKCAQCRAAFSSSDLVMRARDHVYHLECFRCAACGRQLLPGDQFCLRERDLLCRADHGPPPDGTAARGPRSPALPPAAAAHLAEPVPGRPPAPRPPAHKAAEKTTRVRTVLNEKQLHTLRTCYAANPRPDALMKEQLVEMTGLSPRVIRVWFQNKRCKDKKKSILMKQLQQQQHSDKTSLQGLTGTPLVAGSPIRHESAVQGTAVEVQTYQPPWKALSEFALQSDLEQPAAFQQLVSFSESGSLGTSSGSDVTSLSSQLPDTPNSMVPSPAET